A genomic stretch from Arachis stenosperma cultivar V10309 chromosome 3, arast.V10309.gnm1.PFL2, whole genome shotgun sequence includes:
- the LOC130967292 gene encoding uncharacterized protein LOC130967292, whose product MMNNNGSSGSSVAPKIVQIETRYVETDPINFRQVVQSLTGKNSSMPIVTPSPLYFTEREQEEAIMAYRHGNSVGAKKPQEQVAVNHHAATIILNNNVSFKDFDALLSDLPSIHDLLY is encoded by the coding sequence ATGATGAACAACAATGGTAGTAGTGGTAGTAGTGTTGCTCCAAAGATAGTGCAGATCGAAACAAGGTACGTTGAAACCGACCCTATTAACTTCAGACAAGTTGTTCAATCTCTCACTGGCAAGAACTCTTCCATGCCTATTGTTACTCCTTCACCGTTATATTTCACTGAACGAGAACAAGAAGAAGCAATTATGGCATATCGTCATGGTAATAGTGTCGGTGCCAAGAAGCCTCAAGAACAAGTTGCCGTCAATCATCATGCTGCTACCATCATACTCAACAACAATGTTTCCTTCAAGGACTTTGATGCATTGTTGTCTGATTTGCCTTCCATTCACGACCTACTCTACTAG